In the genome of Variibacter gotjawalensis, one region contains:
- a CDS encoding FG-GAP-like repeat-containing protein, translated as MTKATGLDQLHIEMINRARMDPLQEMRDAGLTSLNQGIDTTKLPTISDAPKQVLAGNDQLAAAATGHTNFMVANQLFNHDGIGDGTPTSRIAAAGYLNNTAARNENFGVANWEGQFTPQQLAQKLASDNHLGLFNDLGEGIIGDKGGHRVTYLDPDLKEVGVGASFTSSPTPNGILGHYVMTENFGANSAKSFLTGAVYNDTVVVDKFYSLGEGVAGTTVKVFDKSGNQIGTDSTGEGGGWSVAEDGGTFKVTFTQGGKDISATVEAGSLNAKVDLVNGTDIYANANATLGTGATNLRLLGVQNINGTGNGSSNTLTGNKGDNALEGRGGNDTIDGGDGVDMAIFSGAQSNYKITLQAGGKAIIEDKVGGDGIDTIVNVEKVSFGGKIVDFSSLKDSAGPAANTAPVVTVKSFSVDTHDTQSLASFFTATDKDGNGTITQYAFKDGGTASGKIVIDGKAQAADTWIIVNAKDLDQVKYVAGATVDSEKITIKAFDGQAWSTEKALTVSTTARAVSDFGDNGKSDILFHNDKTGEISTWQMNGSSVNLAKAIAGMSSTWDVAGVGDFSRDGKADVLWEKSDGSLQLWQMNGSTATSKVTLASKADAGSHVVAVADFNADGKADILFSTDTGKVSVWEMDGSKIVSKGVVGSAGTGWLVEDAADISGNGKADVLMRNTNTGDVKVWLMDGSTKTLEKTIGNVTKDWAYVGSGDFNADGHDDFVWQKTDGSVQIWQMDGTTVDSKVTIGKEASSAWHVTDIGDYNNDGHADLLWRHETSGATKIWEMDGNTVLSKEAITGATTLGADWHVV; from the coding sequence ATGACAAAAGCTACTGGGCTCGATCAGCTGCACATCGAAATGATCAACCGCGCTCGCATGGATCCGTTGCAGGAGATGCGTGACGCCGGCCTGACCTCGCTCAATCAGGGCATCGACACGACGAAGCTCCCGACGATCAGCGATGCGCCGAAGCAAGTCCTCGCCGGCAACGACCAGCTCGCTGCGGCCGCGACCGGCCACACGAACTTCATGGTGGCCAACCAACTCTTTAATCACGATGGCATCGGCGACGGTACGCCGACGTCCCGTATCGCGGCCGCCGGTTACCTCAACAACACGGCTGCTCGTAACGAGAATTTCGGCGTTGCAAACTGGGAAGGGCAGTTCACTCCTCAGCAGCTGGCGCAAAAGCTGGCTTCCGACAATCACCTTGGTCTCTTCAACGATCTCGGTGAAGGCATCATTGGCGACAAGGGCGGACACCGCGTCACCTACCTCGATCCGGATCTCAAAGAGGTTGGCGTTGGAGCGTCCTTCACCTCGAGCCCGACACCGAATGGGATTCTGGGTCACTACGTGATGACCGAGAATTTCGGCGCCAACAGCGCGAAGTCGTTCCTGACCGGCGCCGTCTACAACGACACGGTCGTCGTTGATAAATTCTACAGCCTCGGCGAAGGCGTCGCCGGCACCACCGTCAAAGTCTTCGATAAGTCCGGCAACCAGATCGGCACCGACTCGACGGGCGAAGGCGGTGGCTGGTCCGTCGCCGAAGATGGCGGCACCTTCAAGGTGACGTTCACGCAAGGCGGCAAGGACATCTCGGCGACGGTCGAAGCCGGCTCGCTCAATGCCAAGGTCGACCTTGTCAACGGCACAGATATCTACGCCAACGCCAACGCGACCCTCGGCACAGGCGCAACGAACCTCCGTCTGCTCGGCGTCCAGAACATCAACGGCACCGGCAACGGAAGCTCGAACACCCTCACGGGCAACAAGGGCGACAACGCCCTCGAAGGCCGCGGCGGCAATGACACGATCGATGGCGGTGACGGCGTCGACATGGCGATCTTCAGCGGCGCGCAGTCGAACTACAAGATCACGCTGCAAGCCGGTGGCAAAGCCATCATCGAAGACAAGGTCGGCGGTGATGGCATCGACACCATCGTCAATGTCGAGAAGGTGAGCTTTGGCGGCAAGATTGTCGACTTCAGCAGCCTGAAAGACTCGGCGGGCCCGGCAGCGAACACTGCTCCGGTGGTGACCGTGAAGAGCTTCAGCGTCGACACCCACGATACCCAGTCGCTCGCGTCGTTCTTCACCGCAACGGACAAGGATGGCAACGGAACGATCACGCAGTACGCCTTCAAGGATGGCGGCACGGCGAGCGGCAAGATCGTCATCGATGGAAAAGCTCAAGCGGCCGACACCTGGATCATCGTCAACGCGAAGGATCTCGACCAGGTGAAGTATGTCGCCGGCGCGACCGTCGACTCCGAGAAGATCACCATCAAGGCTTTCGACGGCCAAGCTTGGTCGACCGAAAAGGCCCTGACGGTCAGCACGACGGCGCGCGCCGTCAGCGACTTCGGCGACAACGGCAAGTCCGACATTCTCTTCCACAACGACAAAACCGGCGAAATCTCGACGTGGCAGATGAACGGCTCCAGCGTCAATCTGGCGAAGGCTATCGCCGGCATGAGCTCGACCTGGGATGTGGCAGGCGTCGGCGACTTCAGCCGCGACGGCAAGGCTGACGTTCTGTGGGAGAAGAGCGACGGGTCGCTCCAGCTCTGGCAGATGAACGGCAGCACGGCGACGAGCAAGGTTACGCTCGCCAGCAAGGCCGACGCCGGCTCTCACGTCGTCGCGGTTGCCGACTTCAACGCGGACGGCAAGGCCGACATCCTGTTCAGCACCGACACCGGCAAGGTTTCGGTGTGGGAGATGGATGGCTCGAAAATCGTGTCGAAGGGTGTCGTCGGTTCGGCCGGCACCGGCTGGCTCGTCGAGGACGCGGCCGACATCAGCGGCAACGGCAAAGCCGACGTCTTGATGCGCAACACCAACACGGGCGACGTGAAGGTGTGGCTGATGGACGGCAGCACCAAGACGCTCGAAAAGACGATCGGCAATGTGACGAAGGACTGGGCCTATGTCGGCTCGGGTGACTTCAACGCCGATGGCCACGACGATTTTGTTTGGCAGAAGACGGACGGCAGCGTCCAGATCTGGCAGATGGACGGCACCACGGTCGACTCGAAGGTCACGATCGGCAAGGAAGCGTCGAGCGCGTGGCACGTCACCGACATCGGCGACTACAACAACGATGGCCATGCCGATCTTCTGTGGCGCCACGAGACGAGCGGCGCGACGAAGATTTGGGAGATGGACGGCAACACCGTGTTGTCGAAAGAAGCGATCACCGGCGCAACCACGCTCGGTGCCGACTGGCACGTCGTATAA
- a CDS encoding winged helix-turn-helix domain-containing protein, producing the protein MRYRFGDCTLDTDRRELLRNDQTVQIGPLPFDLLVTLIRYRDQVLGKDRLLKELWDGRVVSDATLNSHLKAARAAIGDNGEEQKLIRTFNRKGFRFVGEVEEQPDATEPEQIPAESQAETAPVRHTVPLAAPAGWWQRNRRIVGGIAAVIAALMLVVVCVIALWPEPPFDAARVPLATDVVRLELTSYASRPNHKAIALTASRAYVADRQANRDEAQRAALSLCEKDERRPRNALCLLYASGTTVVMPAAFQVPLEDLRTRPFAPLEVDRLTFWSERDRSVLRDREIPERLSRVIFVSSTGQWYRSIRRTYTEAYRVGFDVCRYLWRRPCFILAIDDQTTVEVPRSRKVVGYFLPASDEAIPAAQRDKIARAYATLGWRAVAQGKTQWHAIGSAADEAAAIDGAMKKCGSADQDCRLVAIGNFRVSDP; encoded by the coding sequence ATGCGATATCGTTTCGGGGACTGCACGCTCGACACGGATCGCCGCGAGCTTTTACGAAACGACCAAACCGTCCAGATCGGGCCGCTGCCTTTCGACCTCCTGGTCACTCTCATTCGCTACCGCGACCAAGTTCTCGGCAAAGACCGGCTTCTGAAAGAACTTTGGGACGGTCGTGTCGTCAGCGATGCCACGCTGAACTCGCATCTCAAGGCTGCACGCGCCGCCATCGGTGACAACGGCGAAGAGCAGAAGCTCATCCGGACGTTCAATCGCAAGGGTTTCCGCTTCGTCGGCGAGGTCGAGGAGCAACCTGACGCCACCGAGCCGGAGCAAATCCCCGCCGAATCTCAAGCCGAAACTGCGCCCGTCCGCCATACGGTGCCGCTCGCCGCGCCGGCAGGCTGGTGGCAGCGCAACCGCCGGATCGTCGGCGGCATCGCCGCGGTTATCGCCGCCCTGATGCTGGTCGTCGTTTGCGTCATCGCACTCTGGCCGGAGCCTCCATTCGATGCGGCCCGCGTTCCTCTTGCGACAGACGTGGTGCGCCTAGAGCTCACGAGTTACGCCTCGCGTCCGAACCACAAAGCCATCGCGCTGACCGCCTCGCGCGCCTACGTGGCGGATCGCCAGGCAAACCGCGACGAAGCACAGCGCGCCGCTCTATCTCTGTGCGAAAAAGACGAACGTCGTCCGCGCAACGCGCTTTGTCTCCTCTATGCCAGCGGCACGACCGTGGTCATGCCGGCGGCGTTTCAAGTGCCGCTGGAAGATTTGCGCACGCGCCCTTTCGCTCCGCTTGAGGTTGATCGCCTCACATTTTGGTCCGAGCGCGACCGAAGCGTTTTGCGTGATCGCGAAATCCCTGAGCGGCTTTCGCGCGTGATCTTCGTGTCGTCGACAGGGCAATGGTATCGCTCGATCCGCCGCACCTACACGGAAGCCTATCGGGTCGGCTTCGACGTGTGCCGCTATCTGTGGCGCCGCCCATGCTTCATCCTCGCCATCGACGATCAGACCACCGTCGAAGTCCCGCGCTCGCGCAAGGTCGTCGGATATTTTCTGCCGGCGTCCGACGAGGCAATCCCTGCAGCCCAGCGCGATAAGATCGCGCGCGCTTATGCGACGCTGGGATGGCGCGCCGTCGCGCAGGGAAAAACGCAATGGCACGCTATCGGCAGCGCAGCCGACGAAGCCGCCGCGATCGATGGTGCGATGAAGAAATGCGGCAGTGCCGATCAGGACTGCCGGCTGGTTGCGATCGGAAACTTTCGCGTCTCGGACCCATAA
- a CDS encoding GFA family protein, translated as MKLEGGCYCGELRYIAEGEPMMRAQCHCRQCQYISGGSMNLFMRMPVDGFRYTAGTPKQFARKDLEKPVTREFCPTCGTHILTRRPGVAAVILKVGTLDEPAAYGGPEIAVFTIDKQPYHHIDAGLKTFDRLPPPT; from the coding sequence ATGAAACTCGAGGGCGGATGTTATTGCGGCGAGCTTCGGTATATCGCTGAGGGCGAGCCGATGATGAGGGCGCAATGCCACTGCCGCCAATGCCAATACATCTCGGGCGGCTCGATGAACCTCTTCATGCGCATGCCGGTCGACGGCTTCCGCTACACAGCCGGGACGCCGAAGCAGTTCGCGCGCAAAGACCTCGAAAAGCCGGTGACGCGGGAATTTTGCCCGACCTGCGGCACCCATATCCTGACACGCCGGCCGGGCGTCGCGGCGGTGATCCTCAAAGTCGGCACTCTGGACGAACCGGCAGCCTATGGCGGGCCGGAGATCGCGGTTTTCACCATCGACAAGCAGCCGTACCACCACATCGACGCCGGCCTCAAAACGTTCGATCGCCTGCCGCCGCCGACCTGA
- a CDS encoding small ribosomal subunit Rsm22 family protein encodes MELPTALRQAVDAALEGALLTELAAASTELSRRYRAEIRDGRFHVLDELAAKAYLATRLPATYAAARAALGVVADEHPDFTPQTLLDVGAGPGTLLWAAADCWPSLREATLVEGSPVMRGYGERFAASLDVATTWEARNFSAALGAAGTFDLVTLSFVLDELDDTQRDRLVAELWRHTARVLVIVEPGRPAGWQRILRARDRLLEAGAHIVAPCPHTSECPIKEPDWCHFAERLPRSRIHRLAKGGDAPYEDEKYSYVAVSRAPMHLPKARILSSPRAGSGKVALKLCESDGEARERLVTRREGETYKSARRKSWGNALDL; translated from the coding sequence ATGGAACTCCCCACCGCACTCCGCCAGGCCGTTGACGCAGCGCTCGAAGGCGCGTTGCTGACCGAGCTTGCCGCCGCGAGTACTGAACTCTCACGCCGCTACCGCGCCGAGATCCGCGACGGCCGCTTCCATGTTTTGGATGAACTGGCAGCGAAAGCGTATCTCGCGACTCGGTTGCCGGCGACGTATGCGGCGGCGCGCGCAGCGCTCGGGGTCGTCGCAGATGAGCATCCCGATTTCACGCCACAGACATTGCTCGATGTTGGTGCGGGGCCCGGGACACTTCTCTGGGCCGCGGCCGATTGCTGGCCGTCGTTGAGAGAAGCGACGCTGGTCGAAGGCTCGCCCGTCATGCGTGGATACGGCGAGCGATTTGCCGCATCGCTCGACGTTGCGACGACATGGGAGGCGCGCAATTTTTCCGCCGCGCTCGGCGCCGCTGGGACTTTCGATCTCGTGACGTTGTCATTCGTGCTCGACGAGCTAGATGACACGCAACGCGATCGTCTTGTTGCCGAGTTGTGGCGTCATACGGCCCGTGTCCTCGTGATCGTCGAGCCGGGGCGGCCCGCCGGTTGGCAGCGCATCTTGCGCGCCCGCGATCGGTTGCTTGAAGCCGGCGCGCACATCGTCGCGCCGTGCCCGCATACGAGCGAATGCCCGATCAAGGAGCCGGACTGGTGTCACTTCGCCGAGCGTTTGCCGCGCTCGCGCATCCATCGTCTCGCTAAGGGCGGCGACGCGCCGTACGAGGACGAGAAATATTCGTATGTCGCAGTCTCGCGCGCGCCGATGCATTTGCCGAAGGCGCGCATTCTGAGCTCGCCACGTGCGGGCAGTGGCAAGGTCGCGTTGAAACTTTGCGAGAGCGACGGCGAGGCGCGCGAGCGTTTAGTCACCCGCCGCGAAGGCGAGACTTATAAAAGCGCGCGCCGCAAAAGCTGGGGCAATGCGTTGGACTTGTGA
- the murA gene encoding UDP-N-acetylglucosamine 1-carboxyvinyltransferase, whose product MDRIRITGGAQLNGTIPISGAKNAALPLMIAALLSDQPLILENVPRLADVVQLQRILGNHGVDITTAGKRAGQKGHGETLQISASHIVDTTAPYELVSKMRASFWVIAPLLARMGEARVSLPGGCAIGTRPVDLLIMALEKLGAELEIDAGYVIARAPKGLRGGEINFPKVTVSGTHTALMAATLAHGTTVIDNAAREPEVVDLADCLNKMGAKISGAGTSRIVIDGVSRLHGAHHTVLPDRIETGTYAMAAAMAGGDVMLQGARSELLQTGLDTLVQAGAKITTTNEGIRVQRNGAGIAPVTVTTEPFPGFPTDLQAQLMALMTRAGGQSRITETIFENRFMHVQELARFGAQIRLDGDAAIIDGVPQLKGAPVMATDLRASVSLVIAALAAEGETIVHRVYHLDRGFERLEEKLSACGAHVERLSS is encoded by the coding sequence ATGGATCGCATTCGCATCACGGGCGGCGCTCAGCTCAACGGCACTATCCCGATCTCCGGCGCAAAGAACGCCGCCTTGCCGCTGATGATCGCGGCTTTGCTGTCCGACCAGCCGCTGATCCTGGAAAACGTGCCCCGCCTCGCCGACGTGGTGCAGCTCCAGCGCATTCTCGGCAACCATGGCGTCGACATCACGACGGCGGGCAAGCGCGCCGGCCAGAAGGGCCACGGCGAAACGCTGCAGATTTCTGCGTCGCATATCGTCGACACCACGGCGCCCTACGAGCTGGTCTCGAAGATGCGCGCCAGTTTCTGGGTCATCGCGCCCCTTCTCGCCCGCATGGGTGAGGCGCGCGTCTCGCTGCCGGGCGGCTGCGCGATCGGCACGCGGCCGGTCGATCTGCTCATCATGGCGCTCGAAAAACTCGGCGCCGAACTCGAGATCGACGCCGGCTACGTCATCGCGCGCGCGCCGAAAGGTCTCCGCGGCGGCGAGATCAATTTCCCAAAGGTCACGGTGTCCGGCACGCATACGGCGCTGATGGCGGCGACGCTCGCGCATGGCACGACGGTGATCGACAACGCGGCACGCGAGCCGGAAGTCGTCGATCTCGCCGACTGCCTCAACAAGATGGGCGCCAAGATTTCCGGTGCCGGCACCTCGCGCATCGTCATCGACGGTGTTTCGCGTCTGCACGGCGCGCATCACACCGTGCTGCCGGATCGCATCGAGACCGGCACTTACGCGATGGCGGCCGCGATGGCGGGCGGCGATGTGATGCTGCAAGGCGCGCGGTCCGAGCTTCTGCAAACGGGCCTCGACACGCTGGTGCAAGCCGGCGCGAAGATTACGACCACCAACGAAGGTATCCGCGTTCAGCGTAACGGCGCCGGCATCGCGCCCGTCACGGTGACGACCGAACCGTTCCCGGGCTTCCCGACGGATCTGCAGGCGCAGCTGATGGCGCTGATGACGCGCGCGGGTGGCCAGTCGCGCATCACGGAGACGATCTTCGAGAACCGCTTCATGCACGTGCAGGAGCTCGCCCGCTTCGGCGCGCAGATCCGGCTCGACGGCGATGCGGCGATCATCGACGGCGTGCCGCAGCTCAAGGGAGCGCCCGTGATGGCGACCGACCTGCGCGCTTCGGTGTCACTGGTTATCGCAGCGCTCGCGGCCGAAGGCGAAACGATCGTGCACCGCGTGTATCACCTCGATCGCGGCTTCGAGCGGCTGGAAGAGAAGCTCTCGGCCTGCGGCGCGCATGTCGAGCGGCTGAGCAGCTGA
- the kdpF gene encoding K(+)-transporting ATPase subunit F translates to MMFDLALALAFSLGALVYLFVALLRPERF, encoded by the coding sequence ATGATGTTCGATCTCGCTTTGGCCCTCGCCTTCTCGCTCGGCGCGCTCGTCTATCTCTTCGTCGCGCTGCTGCGTCCTGAGCGTTTCTGA
- the kdpA gene encoding potassium-transporting ATPase subunit KdpA encodes MINDLTQAALFAALLVALAIPLGLYMARVFTGDMTFLAPVERALLGPAGVNTGEGQHWTRYALSLIAFNAAGFALLFVILRYQNLLPLNPQGFDGMSAHLAFNTAISFVTNTNWQSYGGESTLSHFSQMAGLTTQNFVSAASGMAVAAAVARGLASRQQRTIGNFWVDLVRATLYVLLPLSIILAIAMVWFGSPQTLAASADATTLEGAKQTIALGPVASQIAIKQLGTNGGGFFNANSAHPFENPTAISNLITMIAILIIPVAFCFTYGRMVRDTRQGIALFAAMGVLIVIAFTGLYAAERYGNPSIAAYADPAGGSMEGKEVRFGIIGSVLWAVSTTAASNGSVNAMHDSLTPLGGLIAMLNIQLGEVVYGGAGVGLTGMLLFVILTVFLAGLMVGRTPEYLGKKIEAREVKLAALTLMIMPIGVLVLCGLAILVGTAQSSVQDAGPHGLSELLYAYSSATGNNGSAFAGFNANVGWHNVFLGISMMLGRFGYIIPILAIAGSLAGKKTAAASAGTFPTHGIVFVVLLVVTILIVGALTFLPVLALGPIAEHVSMLAGKVF; translated from the coding sequence ATGATCAACGATCTCACCCAGGCCGCGCTCTTCGCGGCGCTTCTGGTCGCGCTCGCGATCCCGCTCGGTCTCTATATGGCGCGCGTCTTTACGGGCGACATGACGTTTCTTGCGCCCGTTGAACGCGCGTTGCTCGGACCCGCCGGCGTCAACACGGGAGAGGGGCAGCACTGGACGCGCTATGCGCTTTCGCTGATCGCCTTCAACGCCGCCGGTTTCGCGCTGCTCTTCGTTATCCTGCGCTACCAAAATCTTCTGCCGTTGAACCCGCAGGGCTTCGACGGCATGTCGGCGCATCTCGCCTTCAACACCGCGATCTCATTCGTCACCAACACGAACTGGCAATCCTACGGCGGCGAGTCGACGCTCTCGCATTTCAGCCAAATGGCCGGCCTGACGACGCAGAACTTCGTTTCGGCGGCGAGCGGCATGGCGGTGGCGGCCGCCGTCGCGCGCGGTCTTGCGAGCCGCCAGCAACGCACGATCGGTAACTTCTGGGTCGATCTCGTGCGCGCAACGCTCTACGTGCTGCTGCCGCTGTCGATCATTCTCGCGATCGCGATGGTCTGGTTCGGCTCGCCGCAGACGCTTGCGGCGTCGGCCGATGCAACGACGCTCGAAGGCGCAAAACAGACGATTGCGCTCGGCCCGGTCGCGAGTCAGATCGCCATCAAGCAGCTTGGCACCAACGGCGGCGGCTTCTTCAACGCCAACTCGGCGCATCCGTTCGAAAACCCCACCGCGATCTCGAACTTGATCACGATGATCGCGATCCTGATCATCCCGGTCGCCTTCTGCTTCACCTACGGCCGGATGGTGCGCGACACGCGCCAAGGCATCGCGCTGTTCGCCGCCATGGGCGTGCTGATCGTTATCGCTTTTACCGGCCTTTACGCGGCCGAGCGCTATGGCAACCCTTCGATTGCGGCCTATGCGGATCCCGCCGGTGGCAGCATGGAGGGCAAGGAGGTGCGCTTCGGCATCATCGGTTCAGTGCTGTGGGCGGTCTCGACGACTGCCGCGTCGAACGGCTCCGTCAACGCGATGCATGACAGCCTGACGCCGCTCGGCGGTCTCATCGCGATGCTGAATATCCAGCTCGGCGAGGTCGTTTACGGCGGCGCCGGCGTCGGCCTCACCGGCATGTTGCTGTTCGTCATCCTGACGGTGTTCCTCGCCGGACTTATGGTCGGACGCACGCCGGAATATCTCGGCAAAAAAATCGAAGCGCGTGAGGTCAAGCTCGCCGCGTTGACGCTGATGATCATGCCGATCGGCGTGCTGGTGCTGTGCGGACTCGCGATCTTGGTCGGCACCGCACAGTCGTCCGTGCAGGACGCCGGGCCGCACGGCCTGTCGGAGCTGCTCTATGCGTACTCGTCGGCGACCGGCAACAACGGCTCCGCCTTTGCGGGCTTCAATGCGAATGTCGGCTGGCACAATGTGTTTCTCGGCATCTCGATGATGCTCGGCCGCTTCGGCTACATCATCCCGATCCTCGCCATCGCGGGCTCGCTCGCGGGCAAGAAGACCGCAGCCGCATCGGCCGGCACGTTCCCGACCCACGGCATCGTTTTCGTCGTGCTGCTTGTGGTCACGATCCTGATCGTCGGCGCGCTGACATTCCTGCCCGTCCTCGCCCTGGGTCCGATTGCCGAGCACGTCTCGATGCTCGCCGGCAAAGTGTTCTGA
- the kdpB gene encoding potassium-transporting ATPase subunit KdpB — protein sequence MSQSTTKTVTTSKSATSEIGLFDAAILRTAALQSFRKLDPRGLVRNPVIFVTALVAVLASILALRDLAHGAPNAFVGLQVAIWLWFTVLFANFAEAVAEGRGKARADAFRATKSNARAKVLIDPARRELFELKDLDEVEVGDMILVEVGDTVPTDGEIIEGVASVDESAITGESAPVIRESGGDRSSVTGGTRLVSDWLVVKVTAKQGETFLDRMIALVEGAKRHKTPNEIALDILLAGLTLVFLFVVVTLPIFASWTSTDIPVIYLAALFVTLIPTTIGGLLSAIGIAGMDRLVKANVIAKSGRAVEAAGDIDVLLLDKTGTITFGNRMADAFEALPGVGERELAEAAVLASLADDTPEGKSIVDLGQRNYSVAAQTRDGITFLPFTAQTRMSGADLPGGSEIRKGASDAILRYVGGKADAALDAIVRKIAMSGGTPLVVARDKRVLGVVHLKDIVKPGIRERFAELRRMGIRTVMITGDNPLTAAAIAAEAGVDDFLAEATPERKLELIRKEQAEGRLVAMCGDGSNDAPALAQADVGVAMNSGTPAAKEAGNLIDLDSDPTKLIEIVLVGKQLLISRGALTTFSIANDVAKYFAILPALFVTAYPGLAVLDIMRLGTPQSAILSAIIFNALVIVALIPIALKGVRYVPASAAALLSRNLAIYGIGGLIVPFVGIKLIDIVVDFLRLA from the coding sequence ATGAGCCAGTCAACAACGAAGACAGTAACAACGAGCAAATCTGCAACGTCCGAAATCGGCCTGTTCGACGCGGCAATCTTGCGCACGGCGGCGCTGCAATCCTTCCGCAAGCTCGATCCGCGCGGGCTTGTGCGCAACCCGGTGATCTTCGTCACCGCGCTGGTCGCGGTGCTGGCGAGTATCCTCGCGCTGCGCGATCTCGCGCATGGCGCACCGAATGCCTTCGTCGGCCTTCAGGTCGCGATCTGGCTCTGGTTCACGGTGCTGTTCGCGAATTTCGCCGAAGCAGTCGCGGAAGGCCGTGGCAAAGCCCGCGCCGACGCTTTCCGCGCCACGAAGTCGAATGCGCGCGCAAAGGTGCTGATCGATCCGGCGCGGCGCGAGCTTTTCGAACTCAAGGATCTCGACGAAGTCGAGGTTGGTGACATGATTCTGGTCGAGGTCGGTGACACGGTTCCGACCGACGGCGAGATCATCGAGGGTGTTGCGTCCGTCGACGAAAGTGCGATCACGGGCGAAAGCGCGCCGGTGATCCGCGAGTCCGGTGGCGACCGCTCGTCGGTGACCGGCGGCACGCGCCTCGTCTCCGACTGGCTCGTCGTGAAGGTGACGGCGAAGCAAGGCGAAACCTTTCTCGACCGCATGATCGCGCTCGTCGAGGGCGCCAAGCGTCACAAGACGCCGAACGAGATCGCGCTCGATATTCTTCTCGCCGGCCTGACGCTCGTGTTTCTGTTCGTCGTCGTCACGCTGCCGATCTTCGCGTCGTGGACATCGACCGACATCCCGGTGATCTATCTCGCGGCGCTGTTCGTGACGCTGATCCCGACCACGATCGGCGGCCTGCTGTCGGCCATCGGCATCGCCGGCATGGACCGGCTCGTCAAAGCCAACGTCATCGCGAAATCCGGCCGTGCCGTCGAAGCGGCCGGCGATATAGATGTGCTGCTGCTCGACAAGACCGGCACGATCACGTTCGGCAACCGCATGGCGGATGCATTCGAGGCGCTGCCGGGTGTCGGCGAACGCGAACTCGCGGAAGCCGCCGTGCTGGCATCGCTTGCCGACGACACGCCGGAAGGCAAATCGATCGTCGACCTCGGCCAGCGCAACTATTCGGTCGCCGCGCAGACGCGTGACGGGATCACCTTCCTTCCCTTCACGGCGCAGACACGCATGTCCGGCGCCGATCTGCCGGGCGGCTCGGAAATCCGCAAGGGCGCGTCCGACGCGATCCTGCGCTATGTCGGCGGCAAAGCCGATGCGGCGCTCGATGCGATCGTGCGCAAGATTGCGATGTCGGGCGGCACGCCTTTGGTCGTCGCGCGCGACAAGCGTGTGCTCGGCGTCGTTCACCTGAAAGACATCGTCAAACCCGGCATTCGCGAGCGTTTCGCCGAGCTGCGCCGCATGGGCATCCGCACCGTGATGATCACGGGTGACAATCCGCTCACCGCCGCTGCCATTGCGGCGGAAGCCGGCGTCGACGATTTTCTCGCCGAGGCAACGCCTGAGCGCAAGCTCGAGCTGATCCGCAAGGAACAAGCCGAGGGCCGCCTCGTCGCGATGTGCGGCGACGGCTCGAACGACGCGCCGGCGCTGGCGCAAGCCGATGTCGGCGTCGCGATGAACTCGGGCACACCGGCCGCGAAGGAAGCCGGCAACCTCATCGACCTCGACAGCGACCCGACGAAGCTGATCGAGATCGTGCTGGTCGGCAAGCAACTGCTGATCTCGCGCGGCGCGTTGACGACATTCTCGATCGCCAACGACGTTGCGAAATATTTCGCGATCCTGCCGGCATTGTTCGTGACGGCGTATCCTGGTCTTGCCGTGCTCGACATCATGCGGCTCGGCACGCCGCAATCCGCGATCCTGTCCGCGATCATCTTCAACGCGCTCGTTATCGTCGCGCTGATCCCGATCGCGCTGAAGGGCGTGCGGTATGTGCCGGCCTCGGCCGCCGCATTGCTGTCGCGCAATCTCGCCATCTACGGCATCGGCGGTCTGATCGTGCCGTTCGTCGGCATCAAACTCATCGACATCGTCGTCGACTTTCTACGCCTCGCCTGA